A window from Hemicordylus capensis ecotype Gifberg chromosome 2, rHemCap1.1.pri, whole genome shotgun sequence encodes these proteins:
- the TMEM106C gene encoding transmembrane protein 106C isoform X4, with translation MGSSQSVGTGSYYSKWPVEEGDGGDDDEDLLDNKDREEDIARFPYVEFTGRDSITCPTCQGTGCIPTEQVNELVALIPYHDQRLKPQRTKLYVLVSVLLCLLVSGLVVFFLFPHSVLVDDNGIKVVTVWFDDENSIVVLAITATLRIRNSNFYSVAVTNLASQVNFTVKAEMGEPFSYAYFFCTFPRISVHNIMIFMRSNSRERLKSVAASQRSLHAGF, from the exons ATGGGGTCTTCACAGTCTGTGGGCACTGGCTCTTACTACTCCAAGTGGCCAGTAGAGGAAGGTGatggtggagatgatgatgaagaCTTGCTGGACAACAAAGATCGGGAGGAAGACATTGCCAGATTCCCCTACGTGGAATTCACTGGGCGAGACAGCATCacttgccccacctgccaaggCACTGGCTGCATCCCCACAG AGCAAGTTAATGAGTTGGTGGCTCTAATACCATACCACGACCAGAGGTTAAAACCTCAAAGAAC GAAACTCTATGTCTTGGTATCTGTGCTACTCTGCCTCCTGGTGTCAGGGCTGGTGGTCTTCTTTCTTTTCCCACATTCGGTCCTCGTGGATGACAATGGCATCAAAGTGGTTACAGTCTGGTTTGATGATGAAAACTCCATTGTCGTCCTTGCCATCACG gCCACTCTCCGGATCAGAAACTCCAATTTCTACTCTGTAGCAGTAACCAATTTGGCCAGTCAG GTGAATTTCACGGTGAAAGCTGAGATGGGTGAACCTTTTTCTTATGCATA CTTCTTTTGCACGTTTCCCAGAATCAGCGTGCACAACATTATGATTTTCATGAG
- the TMEM106C gene encoding transmembrane protein 106C isoform X2, whose protein sequence is MGSSQSVGTGSYYSKWPVEEGDGGDDDEDLLDNKDREEDIARFPYVEFTGRDSITCPTCQGTGCIPTEQVNELVALIPYHDQRLKPQRTKLYVLVSVLLCLLVSGLVVFFLFPHSVLVDDNGIKVVTVWFDDENSIVVLAITATLRIRNSNFYSVAVTNLASQVQYMNTVVGRKQINNVTHIQPLSDQLVNFTVKAEMGEPFSYAYFFCTFPRISVHNIMIFMRSNSRERLKSVAASQRSLHAGF, encoded by the exons ATGGGGTCTTCACAGTCTGTGGGCACTGGCTCTTACTACTCCAAGTGGCCAGTAGAGGAAGGTGatggtggagatgatgatgaagaCTTGCTGGACAACAAAGATCGGGAGGAAGACATTGCCAGATTCCCCTACGTGGAATTCACTGGGCGAGACAGCATCacttgccccacctgccaaggCACTGGCTGCATCCCCACAG AGCAAGTTAATGAGTTGGTGGCTCTAATACCATACCACGACCAGAGGTTAAAACCTCAAAGAAC GAAACTCTATGTCTTGGTATCTGTGCTACTCTGCCTCCTGGTGTCAGGGCTGGTGGTCTTCTTTCTTTTCCCACATTCGGTCCTCGTGGATGACAATGGCATCAAAGTGGTTACAGTCTGGTTTGATGATGAAAACTCCATTGTCGTCCTTGCCATCACG gCCACTCTCCGGATCAGAAACTCCAATTTCTACTCTGTAGCAGTAACCAATTTGGCCAGTCAGGTGCAGTACATGAATACTGTGGTTGGAAGAAAACAGATTAATAATGTCACCCATATCCAGCCACTGAGTGACCAGCTG GTGAATTTCACGGTGAAAGCTGAGATGGGTGAACCTTTTTCTTATGCATA CTTCTTTTGCACGTTTCCCAGAATCAGCGTGCACAACATTATGATTTTCATGAG